From the Theobroma cacao cultivar B97-61/B2 chromosome 2, Criollo_cocoa_genome_V2, whole genome shotgun sequence genome, one window contains:
- the LOC18607858 gene encoding B3 domain-containing transcription factor VRN1 isoform X2 translates to MPRPFFHKLILSSTLQDKKLRIPDNFVKKFRDELSVAAALTVPDGHVWRVGIKKADNKVWFQEGWQEFVERYYIRVGYFLIFRYEGNSAFSVSIFNLINSEINYQSNPLIGSQYNHGKQYPFEELEDDECISPALQNLFGGTKLNNCINWTGEVNLHTSKGVNNQPIRGAELPKPKKPGRKKRKFDPNEQDSSVGHEDEVEMRFRFYESASARKRTVTAEERERAINAAKAFEPTNPFCRVVLRPSYLYRGCIMYLPSCFAEKHLSGVSGFIKLQLPDGKQWPVRCLYRGGRAKFSQGWYEFTLENNLGEGDVCVFELLRSREFVLKVTVFRVLESTGLMNRPQ, encoded by the exons ATGCCACGCCCTTTTTTCCATAAGCTTATTCTCTCCTCTACCCTCCAAGACAAGAAACTG AGGATCCCTGATAACTTTGTTAAGAAATTCAGGGATGAACTATCTGTTGCTGCTGCTCTCACTGTTCCTGATGGTCATGTTTGGCGTGTAGGAATAAAGAAAGCTGACAACAAGGTTTGGTTTCAGGAGGGTTGGCAGGAATTTGTAGAACGTTACTATATCCGTGTTGGCTACTTTTTGATTTTCAGATATGAAGGGAATTCCGCGTTCAGTGTTagtatatttaatttgatcaaCTCTGAAATAAATTATCAGTCTAATCCCCTCATCGGTAGTCAATACAATCATGGCAAACAATATCCATTTGAAGAACTTGAAGATGATGAATGCATCTCTCCAGCACTGCAGAATTTGTTTGGTGGGACAAAGCTTAACAACTGCATAAACTGGACTGGTGAAGTCAACCTTCACACATCAAAGGGTGTTAATAATCAACCTATTCGAG GTGCAGAGctaccaaaaccaaaaaagccTGGGAGGAAAAAGCGGAAGTTTGACCCTA ATGAACAGGATTCATCTGTTGGACATGAAGATGAAGTGGAAATGCGCTTTAGATTTTATGAAAGTGCTTCAGCCAGAAAGAGAACAGTGACAGctgaagaaagagagagggcAATTAATGCAGCCAAAGCGTTTGAGCCAACTAACCCTTTTTGCAGGGTTGTCTTGCGACCATCATATCTGTACAGGGGATGTattatg TACTTACCATCATGCTTTGCTGAGAAGCATCTAAGTGGGGTTTCAGGATTCATTAAACTTCAGCTTCCTGATGGAAAACAGTGGCCTGTGCGATGTCTTTATAGAGGAGGCAGAGCTAAGTTCAGTCAGGGTTGGTATGAATTTACATTGGAGAATAATTTGGGGGAGGGAGATGTCTGTGTCTTTGAGCTGCTCAGATCGAGGGAATTTGTGCTCAAAGTTACTGTATTTCGTGTCCTTGAAAGCACAGGACTAATGAACCGTCCTCAATAA
- the LOC18607855 gene encoding B3 domain-containing transcription factor VRN1 isoform X1 codes for MSQPVGPALPEKKPCIFYKLIVSSILQDKKLRIPHKFVKKYGDELSSIVTLATPSGRFWLVELKKDKRRMWFDSGWNVFVEYYSICVGYFLVFRYEGNSHFNVHVYNLAASEINYLSNGLNNSEELSRDEHVKNIEDGDLAEIMGSCPKCSSSYFLTDKDSDECLDRDRKKYKNSTCGADLKNLHQKNDVHDLQATFQLTQGKGFQLNVVELTSTADEGGPYFLNETQQITKKIKQETEPNTDEHEEELPAMNTPRNIARRWRDVTREDKQSALHAAATFKPDNPFCRIILRPSYVYKGILLHIPRWFARKHLNGVNGTITLQVSEGKKWPVRCIYVDGHLKFCKGWAEFVLDNNLDEGDVCVFELINTEEIVLKVTIFRVIEDAGPVNKL; via the exons ATGTCACAGCCAGTGGGTCCAGCTTTGCCTGAGAAGAAACCCTGCATCTTCTACAAGTTAATCGTGTCCTCCATTCTTCAAGACAAGAAGCTA AGGATCCCACATAAGTTTGTTAAGAAATATGGTGATGAACTCTCTTCAATTGTTACACTTGCTACCCCCAGTGGTCGGTTCTGGCTAGtggaattgaagaaagataAACGAAGGATGTGGTTTGACAGCGGTTGGAATGTATTTGTTGAATACTACTCCATCTGTGTTGGGTATTTCTTGGTCTTCAGATACGAAGGGAATTCACATTTCAATGTTCATGTATATAATCTGGCAGCTTCAGAGATAAACTATCTATCTAATGGTCTAAATAATTCAGAAGAACTGAGTCGTGATGAGCATGTAAAAAACATAGAAGATGGTGATCTTGCTGAGATTATGGGCTCTTGCCCAAAATGTTCTAGTTCATACTTTTTGACTGATAAAGATTCTGATGAATGCCTAGATCGTGATAGGAAGAAATATAAGAATTCTACATGTGGGGCTGATCTGAAAAACCTTCATCAGAAAAATGATGTGCATGATTTACAAGCAACATTTCAATTGACTCAAGGCAAAGGCTTTCAGCTTAATGTGGTTGAACTTACAAGTACTGCAGATGAAGGTGGACCGTATTTCTTGAATGAAACACAACAAATAaccaaaaagataaaacaagAAACTGAACCTA ATACAGACGAACATGAGGAAGAGCTGCCAGCCATGAACACTCCAAGAAATATTGCCAGGAGATGGAGAGATGTGACAAGGGAAGACAAACAAAGTGCACTTCATGCAGCTGCAACGTTCAAGCCCGACAATCCTTTCTGTAGGATTATCTTGCGACCGTCCTATGTGTACAAGGGAATACTTCTT CATATCCCTCGCTGGTTTGCTAGGAAACATTTGAATGGAGTTAATGGCACTATCACACTTCAGGTATCTGAAGGGAAAAAGTGGCCTGTTCGGTGTATCTATGTGGATGGCCATTTGAAGTTTTGCAAAGGATGGGCTGAATTTGTCTTGGACAATAATTTAGACGAAGGGGATGTTTGTGTATTTGAGCTGATTAACACAGAGGAGATTGTGCTGAAAGTTACCATATTCCGAGTTATTGAAGATGCAGGACCAGTGAACAAACTATAA
- the LOC18607855 gene encoding B3 domain-containing transcription factor VRN1 isoform X2, with amino-acid sequence MSQPVGPALPEKKPCIFYKLIVSSILQDKKLRIPHKFVKKYGDELSSIVTLATPSGRFWLVELKKDKRRMWFDSGWNVFVEYYSICVGYFLVFRYEGNSHFNVHVYNLAASEINYLSNGLNNSEELSRDEHVKNIEDGDLAEIMGSCPKCSSSYFLTDKDSDECLDRDRKKYKNSTCGADLKNLHQKNDVHDLQATFQLTQGKGFQLNVVELTSTADEGGPYFLNETQQITKKIKQETEPNEHEEELPAMNTPRNIARRWRDVTREDKQSALHAAATFKPDNPFCRIILRPSYVYKGILLHIPRWFARKHLNGVNGTITLQVSEGKKWPVRCIYVDGHLKFCKGWAEFVLDNNLDEGDVCVFELINTEEIVLKVTIFRVIEDAGPVNKL; translated from the exons ATGTCACAGCCAGTGGGTCCAGCTTTGCCTGAGAAGAAACCCTGCATCTTCTACAAGTTAATCGTGTCCTCCATTCTTCAAGACAAGAAGCTA AGGATCCCACATAAGTTTGTTAAGAAATATGGTGATGAACTCTCTTCAATTGTTACACTTGCTACCCCCAGTGGTCGGTTCTGGCTAGtggaattgaagaaagataAACGAAGGATGTGGTTTGACAGCGGTTGGAATGTATTTGTTGAATACTACTCCATCTGTGTTGGGTATTTCTTGGTCTTCAGATACGAAGGGAATTCACATTTCAATGTTCATGTATATAATCTGGCAGCTTCAGAGATAAACTATCTATCTAATGGTCTAAATAATTCAGAAGAACTGAGTCGTGATGAGCATGTAAAAAACATAGAAGATGGTGATCTTGCTGAGATTATGGGCTCTTGCCCAAAATGTTCTAGTTCATACTTTTTGACTGATAAAGATTCTGATGAATGCCTAGATCGTGATAGGAAGAAATATAAGAATTCTACATGTGGGGCTGATCTGAAAAACCTTCATCAGAAAAATGATGTGCATGATTTACAAGCAACATTTCAATTGACTCAAGGCAAAGGCTTTCAGCTTAATGTGGTTGAACTTACAAGTACTGCAGATGAAGGTGGACCGTATTTCTTGAATGAAACACAACAAATAaccaaaaagataaaacaagAAACTGAACCTA ACGAACATGAGGAAGAGCTGCCAGCCATGAACACTCCAAGAAATATTGCCAGGAGATGGAGAGATGTGACAAGGGAAGACAAACAAAGTGCACTTCATGCAGCTGCAACGTTCAAGCCCGACAATCCTTTCTGTAGGATTATCTTGCGACCGTCCTATGTGTACAAGGGAATACTTCTT CATATCCCTCGCTGGTTTGCTAGGAAACATTTGAATGGAGTTAATGGCACTATCACACTTCAGGTATCTGAAGGGAAAAAGTGGCCTGTTCGGTGTATCTATGTGGATGGCCATTTGAAGTTTTGCAAAGGATGGGCTGAATTTGTCTTGGACAATAATTTAGACGAAGGGGATGTTTGTGTATTTGAGCTGATTAACACAGAGGAGATTGTGCTGAAAGTTACCATATTCCGAGTTATTGAAGATGCAGGACCAGTGAACAAACTATAA
- the LOC18607854 gene encoding B3 domain-containing protein REM21 → MAHRTRKRPRSNHVVDESLHFFKIILPRTIAEKNLTIPNKFVGKFGHELSGVATFVLPNGRKWKIGLTKADDRIWLDDGWHEFVEYNSIRYGYFLVFRYEKDSTFHVIIFDNSACEVDYPSYVPSNDEELTDGESEKHSIHQDSETEEDNSPEVLGVKAPSLNERANREAINGNQDASSQQHLVRKPQVDAASHKNSEVKQDKVTRVKRCKTEEVEFDNLNESRQINSNIKELRRSHRLLPSKSHLMNQNATGIHDQDLSVQLQDLKQQFDGKKLKITIQRANLQSLEVMHKGNEANKETESGKQDQHGSIQDEEIEIYVSRMFFGISSTSRDRERAIRAVEVIKPKNPCFMIILRRGNFDSSAMHVPAGFDIEYLSGVTDHIRVEDSDGREWFIEFKRHRNFGILLRKGCYRFWRDNNLKEGDVCIFELRDKKAAVHKISIFRADSN, encoded by the exons ATGGCTCATCGAACAAGAAAGAGACCACGTTCAAATCATGTGGTGGATGAATCGTTGCACTTTTTCAAGATAATTCTTCCTCGTACAATTGCAGAGAAGAATCTG ACAATTCCGAACAAGTTTGTTGGGAAATTTGGGCATGAACTTTCCGGTGTTGCTACTTTCGTTCTTCCCAATGgaagaaaatggaagataGGGTTAACAAAGGCTGATGACAGGATTTGGCTTGATGATGGTTGGCATGAATTTGTTGAGTATAATTCAATCCGCTATGGGTATTTTCTGGTCTTTCGATATGAAAAAGATTCCACTTTCCACgttattatttttgataatAGTGCTTGCGAGGTTGACTATCCAAGTTATGTTCCAAGTAATGATGAGGAGCTCACTGATGGTGAGAGTGAGAAACATTCAATTCACCAAGATAGTGAAACAGAAGAGGACAATTCACCTGAGGTTTTAGGTGTTAAAGCTCCGAGTTTGAATGAAAGGGCAAACCGAGAAGCTATTAACGGAAACCAGGATGCATCATCTCAGCAGCATTTGGTCAGAAAGCCCCAAGTAGATGCTGCTTCACACAAGAATTCTGAAGTTAAACAGGACAAAGTAACTAGAGTCAAAAGATGTAAGACCGAAGAGGTGGAGTTTGATAATTTGAATGAATCAAGGCAAATTAATTCGAACATAAAAGAGCTTCGCAGATCTCACAGATTATTGCCTAGCAAGAGTCACCTGATGAATCAGAATGCTACGGGTATACATGATCAGGATCTATCTGTTCAACTTCAAGACCTGAAGCAACAGTTTGATGGGAAGAAACTTAAGATAACTATACAAAGAGCTAATCTGCAGAGCTTAGAAGTAATGCACAAAGGCAATGAAGCAAATAAAGAAACTGAATCTG GTAAACAAGATCAGCACGGATCAATACAAGATgaagaaattgaaatatatGTTAGTAGGATGTTTTTTGGTATTTCTTCGACATCCCGTGATAGAGAGAGGGCAATCAGGGCTGTGGAAGTGATCAAGCCTAAGAATCCTTGTTTCATGATTATCTTGCGGCGCGGTAACTTTGATTCCTCCGCCATG CATGTACCAGCTGGGTTTGATATTGAGTACTTGAGTGGGGTTACAGATCATATCAGAGTTGAGGATTCTGATGGAAGAGAGTGGTTTATTGAATTCAAAAGGCATAGAAATTTTGGCATTCTTTTAAGAAAGGGATGCTATAGATTTTGGAGAGATAACAATTTGAAGGAAGGAGACGTCTGCATCTTTGAGCTGAGAGATAAGAAAGCTGCTGTTcacaaaatatcaatttttcgTGCAGATTCAAATTAA
- the LOC18607857 gene encoding B3 domain-containing protein Os03g0619600, with translation MAHRTRKRPRSNHVVEEESLHFFKIILPHTIAEKKLKIPKKFVGKFGHELSSLATFVLPNGRKWKIGLTKADDRIWLDDGWHEFVEYISIRYGYFLIFRYERNSTFHVIIFDNSACEVHYPSYVPSNDEELNDGESEKHSIHQDSETEEDDSPEFLGVKAPNLDERTNREAIISGKQDASSQQRLVRKPQGDAASRKNAEVKQAKVTGVRRCKTEEVEFDHLNESRQINSNIKELRRSHRLLPSKSHLMNQNATGIPDQDLSVQLRDLKQQFDGKKLKITIQRANLQSLEVMHKGNEANKKTESGKQGQHGSIQDEETEIYVSRMFFGISSTSRDRERAIRAVEVIKPMNPCFMIILRRCHFNSSTMPVPAGFAAEYLSGVTDHIRVEDSDGREWFIELRRQNNCTLILRKGCHRFWRDNNLKEGDVCFFELRDKKAAVHKISIFRADSN, from the exons atggCTCATCGAACAAGAAAGAGACCACGTTCAAATCACGTGGTGGAGGAGGAATCGTTGCATTTTTTCAAGATTATTCTTCCTCACACAATTGCAGAGAAGAAGCTG AAAATTCCGAAGAAGTTTGTTGGGAAATTTGGGCATGAACTTTCCAGTCTTGCAACTTTCGTTCTTCCCAATGgaagaaaatggaagataGGGTTAACAAAGGCTGATGACAGGATTTGGCTTGATGATGGTTGGCATGAATTTGTTGAGTATATTTCAATCCGCTATGGGTATTTTCTGATCTTTCGATATGAAAGAAATTCCACTTTCCatgttattatatttgataatagTGCTTGCGAGGTTCACTATCCAAGTTATGTTCCAAGTAATGATGAGGAGCTCAATGATGGTGAGAGTGAGAAACATTCAATTCACCAAGATAGTGAAACAGAAGAGGACGATTCACCTGAGTTTTTAGGTGTCAAAGCCCCGAATTTGGATGAAAGGACAAACCGAGAAGCTATAATTAGCGGAAAGCAGGATGCATCATCTCAGCAGCGTTTGGTCAGAAAGCCTCAAGGAGATGCTGCTTCACGCAAGAATGCTGAAGTTAAACAGGCCAAAGTGACTGGAGTCAGAAGATGCAAGACCGAAGAGGTGGAGtttgatcatttgaatgaatcaAGGCAAATTAATTCGAACATAAAAGAGCTTCGCAGATCTCACAGATTACTGCCTAGCAAGAGTCACCTGATGAATCAGAATGCTACGGGTATACCTGATCAGGATCTATCTGTTCAACTTCGAGACCTGAAGCAACAGTTTGATGGGAAGAAACTTAAGATAACTATACAAAGAGCTAATCTACAGAGCTTAGAAGTAATGCACAAAGGCAAtgaagcaaataaaaaaactgaATCTG GTAAACAAGGTCAGCACGGGTCAATACAAGATGAAGAAACTGAAATATATGTTAGTAGGATGTTTTTTGGTATTTCTTCAACATCCCGTGACAGAGAGAGGGCAATCAGGGCTGTGGAAGTGATCAAGCCTATGAATCCTTGTTTCATGATTATCTTGCGGCGCTGTCACTTTAATTCCTCTACTATG CCTGTTCCAGCTGGGTTTGCTGCTGAGTACTTGAGTGGGGTTACAGATCATATCAGAGTTGAGGATTCTGATGGAAGAGAGTGGTTTATTGAACTCCGAAGGCAGAACAATTGTACCCTGATTTTAAGAAAGGGATGCCATAGATTTTGGagagataataatttgaaggAAGGAGACGTCTGCTTCTTTGAGTTGAGAGATAAGAAGGCTGCTGTTcacaaaatatcaatttttcgTGCAGATTCAAATTAA
- the LOC18607858 gene encoding B3 domain-containing transcription factor VRN1 isoform X1, with protein sequence MPRPFFHKLILSSTLQDKKLRIPDNFVKKFRDELSVAAALTVPDGHVWRVGIKKADNKVWFQEGWQEFVERYYIRVGYFLIFRYEGNSAFSVSIFNLINSEINYQSNPLIGSQYNHGKQYPFEELEDDECISPALQNLFGGTKLNNCINWTGEVNLHTSKGVNNQPIRVKLHSSGAELPKPKKPGRKKRKFDPNEQDSSVGHEDEVEMRFRFYESASARKRTVTAEERERAINAAKAFEPTNPFCRVVLRPSYLYRGCIMYLPSCFAEKHLSGVSGFIKLQLPDGKQWPVRCLYRGGRAKFSQGWYEFTLENNLGEGDVCVFELLRSREFVLKVTVFRVLESTGLMNRPQ encoded by the exons ATGCCACGCCCTTTTTTCCATAAGCTTATTCTCTCCTCTACCCTCCAAGACAAGAAACTG AGGATCCCTGATAACTTTGTTAAGAAATTCAGGGATGAACTATCTGTTGCTGCTGCTCTCACTGTTCCTGATGGTCATGTTTGGCGTGTAGGAATAAAGAAAGCTGACAACAAGGTTTGGTTTCAGGAGGGTTGGCAGGAATTTGTAGAACGTTACTATATCCGTGTTGGCTACTTTTTGATTTTCAGATATGAAGGGAATTCCGCGTTCAGTGTTagtatatttaatttgatcaaCTCTGAAATAAATTATCAGTCTAATCCCCTCATCGGTAGTCAATACAATCATGGCAAACAATATCCATTTGAAGAACTTGAAGATGATGAATGCATCTCTCCAGCACTGCAGAATTTGTTTGGTGGGACAAAGCTTAACAACTGCATAAACTGGACTGGTGAAGTCAACCTTCACACATCAAAGGGTGTTAATAATCAACCTATTCGAG TGAAATTGCATTCTTCAGGTGCAGAGctaccaaaaccaaaaaagccTGGGAGGAAAAAGCGGAAGTTTGACCCTA ATGAACAGGATTCATCTGTTGGACATGAAGATGAAGTGGAAATGCGCTTTAGATTTTATGAAAGTGCTTCAGCCAGAAAGAGAACAGTGACAGctgaagaaagagagagggcAATTAATGCAGCCAAAGCGTTTGAGCCAACTAACCCTTTTTGCAGGGTTGTCTTGCGACCATCATATCTGTACAGGGGATGTattatg TACTTACCATCATGCTTTGCTGAGAAGCATCTAAGTGGGGTTTCAGGATTCATTAAACTTCAGCTTCCTGATGGAAAACAGTGGCCTGTGCGATGTCTTTATAGAGGAGGCAGAGCTAAGTTCAGTCAGGGTTGGTATGAATTTACATTGGAGAATAATTTGGGGGAGGGAGATGTCTGTGTCTTTGAGCTGCTCAGATCGAGGGAATTTGTGCTCAAAGTTACTGTATTTCGTGTCCTTGAAAGCACAGGACTAATGAACCGTCCTCAATAA
- the LOC18607860 gene encoding B3 domain-containing protein Os01g0723500: MQSHLESKKKMVNKSSKGVESNLPDHDNRPSFSMFILHKGDASRSLEIPPHFVRTHLPKRIPTRAVLRGPSGDYWKITMCKQDRSTIMQHGWQQFYQNHCLGDKDFLVLRYNGNMCFDVQIFEKSGCERNCVSITRMHQDSTEKIKEEEMDVTDMVKTKSQVQIGGKAKKKSAEEKDLASSSRKRPAGRKITAKLCKAAKDFTSNFPHFKHCITRCNVDIPFLLTIPTSFLNAHLPQARTEFTFWTSKEKSWEVTLLYTDTNKVFSKGWRRFAVDNKLEMDDSCVFELVAPREMRVHIFPTERENCSQLFVQV, from the exons atgcaaAGCCATTTGGagtcaaagaagaaaatggtgAATAAGAGCTCAAAGGGTGTGGAAAGCAATCTTCCGGATCACGACAACCGACCATCCTTCTCCATGTTCATCCTACATAAGGGTGACGCTAGCCGTAGCCTG GAAATTCCACCACATTTTGTTAGAACCCATCTACCAAAAAGAATCCCCACTAGAGCAGTTCTGAGGGGTCCTTCCGGTGATTATTGGAAGATTACTATGTGCAAGCAGGACAGAAGCACAATCATGCAGCATGGTTGGCAGCAGTTTTACCAAAATCACTGCTTGGGGGACAAGGATTTCTTGGTGCTCAGATACAACGGCAATATGTGTTTTGATGTacaaatttttgagaaaagtgGATGCGAGAGGAACTGTGTTTCAATCACCCGGATGCACCAAGACTCGACTGAAAaaattaaggaagaagaaatggacGTTACTGATATGGTGAAGACCAAATCACAAGTTCAAATTGGAGGGAAGGCTAAGAAAAAATCAGCAGAGGAAAAAGATTTAGCCTCTTCCTCGAGGAAGCGGCCAGCAGGTAGAAAAATTACAGCAAAGCTTTGTAAAGCGGCTAAAGATTTCACCTCCAACTTCCCCCATTTCAAGCATTGCATTACAAGGTGTAATGTGGATATCCCATTCCTACTG ACCATCCCCACATCTTTTCTCAATGCACATCTTCCTCAAGCCAGAACAGAATTCACCTTCTGGACTTCAAAAGAGAAATCTTGGGAGGTGACTTTGCTATACACTGACACCAACAAGGTTTTCTCCAAAGGTTGGCGAAGATTTGCAGTTGATAACAAGCTGGAGATGGATGACAGTTGTGTCTTTGAACTTGTGGCACCTCGAGAAATGAGAGTCCATATTTTTCCCACTGAGAGAGAAAACTGCAGTCAACTGTTTGTACAAGTTTGA
- the LOC18607858 gene encoding B3 domain-containing transcription factor VRN1 isoform X3 yields the protein MPRPFFHKLILSSTLQDKKLRIPDNFVKKFRDELSVAAALTVPDGHVWRVGIKKADNKVWFQEGWQEFVERYYIRVGYFLIFRYEGNSAFSNLFGGTKLNNCINWTGEVNLHTSKGVNNQPIRVKLHSSGAELPKPKKPGRKKRKFDPNEQDSSVGHEDEVEMRFRFYESASARKRTVTAEERERAINAAKAFEPTNPFCRVVLRPSYLYRGCIMYLPSCFAEKHLSGVSGFIKLQLPDGKQWPVRCLYRGGRAKFSQGWYEFTLENNLGEGDVCVFELLRSREFVLKVTVFRVLESTGLMNRPQ from the exons ATGCCACGCCCTTTTTTCCATAAGCTTATTCTCTCCTCTACCCTCCAAGACAAGAAACTG AGGATCCCTGATAACTTTGTTAAGAAATTCAGGGATGAACTATCTGTTGCTGCTGCTCTCACTGTTCCTGATGGTCATGTTTGGCGTGTAGGAATAAAGAAAGCTGACAACAAGGTTTGGTTTCAGGAGGGTTGGCAGGAATTTGTAGAACGTTACTATATCCGTGTTGGCTACTTTTTGATTTTCAGATATGAAGGGAATTCCGCGTTCAGT AATTTGTTTGGTGGGACAAAGCTTAACAACTGCATAAACTGGACTGGTGAAGTCAACCTTCACACATCAAAGGGTGTTAATAATCAACCTATTCGAG TGAAATTGCATTCTTCAGGTGCAGAGctaccaaaaccaaaaaagccTGGGAGGAAAAAGCGGAAGTTTGACCCTA ATGAACAGGATTCATCTGTTGGACATGAAGATGAAGTGGAAATGCGCTTTAGATTTTATGAAAGTGCTTCAGCCAGAAAGAGAACAGTGACAGctgaagaaagagagagggcAATTAATGCAGCCAAAGCGTTTGAGCCAACTAACCCTTTTTGCAGGGTTGTCTTGCGACCATCATATCTGTACAGGGGATGTattatg TACTTACCATCATGCTTTGCTGAGAAGCATCTAAGTGGGGTTTCAGGATTCATTAAACTTCAGCTTCCTGATGGAAAACAGTGGCCTGTGCGATGTCTTTATAGAGGAGGCAGAGCTAAGTTCAGTCAGGGTTGGTATGAATTTACATTGGAGAATAATTTGGGGGAGGGAGATGTCTGTGTCTTTGAGCTGCTCAGATCGAGGGAATTTGTGCTCAAAGTTACTGTATTTCGTGTCCTTGAAAGCACAGGACTAATGAACCGTCCTCAATAA
- the LOC18607858 gene encoding B3 domain-containing transcription factor VRN1 isoform X4, translating to MPRPFFHKLILSSTLQDKKLRIPDNFVKKFRDELSVAAALTVPDGHVWRVGIKKADNKVWFQEGWQEFVERYYIRVGYFLIFRYEGNSAFSNLFGGTKLNNCINWTGEVNLHTSKGVNNQPIRGAELPKPKKPGRKKRKFDPNEQDSSVGHEDEVEMRFRFYESASARKRTVTAEERERAINAAKAFEPTNPFCRVVLRPSYLYRGCIMYLPSCFAEKHLSGVSGFIKLQLPDGKQWPVRCLYRGGRAKFSQGWYEFTLENNLGEGDVCVFELLRSREFVLKVTVFRVLESTGLMNRPQ from the exons ATGCCACGCCCTTTTTTCCATAAGCTTATTCTCTCCTCTACCCTCCAAGACAAGAAACTG AGGATCCCTGATAACTTTGTTAAGAAATTCAGGGATGAACTATCTGTTGCTGCTGCTCTCACTGTTCCTGATGGTCATGTTTGGCGTGTAGGAATAAAGAAAGCTGACAACAAGGTTTGGTTTCAGGAGGGTTGGCAGGAATTTGTAGAACGTTACTATATCCGTGTTGGCTACTTTTTGATTTTCAGATATGAAGGGAATTCCGCGTTCAGT AATTTGTTTGGTGGGACAAAGCTTAACAACTGCATAAACTGGACTGGTGAAGTCAACCTTCACACATCAAAGGGTGTTAATAATCAACCTATTCGAG GTGCAGAGctaccaaaaccaaaaaagccTGGGAGGAAAAAGCGGAAGTTTGACCCTA ATGAACAGGATTCATCTGTTGGACATGAAGATGAAGTGGAAATGCGCTTTAGATTTTATGAAAGTGCTTCAGCCAGAAAGAGAACAGTGACAGctgaagaaagagagagggcAATTAATGCAGCCAAAGCGTTTGAGCCAACTAACCCTTTTTGCAGGGTTGTCTTGCGACCATCATATCTGTACAGGGGATGTattatg TACTTACCATCATGCTTTGCTGAGAAGCATCTAAGTGGGGTTTCAGGATTCATTAAACTTCAGCTTCCTGATGGAAAACAGTGGCCTGTGCGATGTCTTTATAGAGGAGGCAGAGCTAAGTTCAGTCAGGGTTGGTATGAATTTACATTGGAGAATAATTTGGGGGAGGGAGATGTCTGTGTCTTTGAGCTGCTCAGATCGAGGGAATTTGTGCTCAAAGTTACTGTATTTCGTGTCCTTGAAAGCACAGGACTAATGAACCGTCCTCAATAA